A genomic segment from Lignipirellula cremea encodes:
- a CDS encoding IS1380 family transposase — translation MQRRIDPQNGSGQSPMIVPEKIVYELADRQQAIAAGGLGALVQTARRLDLRQAINDSITLLKLHRPYDEADHVLNIALNLLAGGGCLEHLEDRRCDEAYLNALGAERIPDPTTAGDFCRRFQEMDILRLMNGFNQVRERVWKEQPDGFFDCAIIEADGAQVQTSAEKKQGIGINYKGEWGYHPLVVTLANTREPLFIVNRSGNRPSHENAAFFFDLAVERCRKAGFRKVVLRGDTDFALTENFDRWSEQNVEFVFGIDAMPNLVGIAKTLAETEWKTLHRRKHKPHSSRATRPRCKEQIVEQNGYLNKKLVSEQIAEFDYQPGKCGRSYRIIALKKEVRQKRGQLRLFDHEAPVYFFYITNAMKVDKSARQVVRDANARCNQENNIAQLKQCALSAPLDNLLSNWAYMVIASLAWSLKAWATLSIQPAGNGDSRAEQTRQKAALLAMDFTTFRDRVLMVPAQIIRGGRQIVYRLLSYRPTLDYLLLIVQNVHRPLRC, via the coding sequence ATGCAGCGCAGGATTGATCCCCAGAACGGGTCCGGCCAGTCGCCGATGATCGTTCCCGAGAAAATCGTTTACGAACTCGCCGACCGGCAACAAGCGATCGCCGCCGGCGGTTTGGGCGCCCTGGTGCAGACGGCCCGGCGACTGGACTTGCGGCAGGCGATCAACGATTCGATCACGCTGCTCAAGCTGCATCGTCCGTACGATGAGGCCGACCATGTGCTCAACATCGCCCTGAACCTGCTGGCCGGCGGCGGTTGTCTGGAGCATCTCGAAGATCGCCGCTGCGACGAGGCGTATCTCAACGCGCTCGGCGCGGAGCGGATTCCCGATCCGACGACTGCTGGCGACTTCTGCCGCCGCTTTCAAGAGATGGATATCCTGCGGCTGATGAATGGCTTCAATCAGGTCCGCGAGCGGGTCTGGAAAGAGCAGCCCGACGGCTTCTTCGACTGCGCCATCATCGAGGCCGACGGCGCCCAGGTGCAGACCTCGGCCGAGAAGAAACAGGGCATCGGCATCAACTATAAAGGGGAGTGGGGCTATCATCCGCTGGTCGTCACGCTGGCCAACACCCGGGAGCCGCTGTTCATCGTCAACCGCAGCGGCAATCGTCCCAGCCATGAAAACGCCGCGTTCTTCTTCGACCTGGCGGTTGAGCGCTGCCGCAAAGCGGGCTTCCGCAAGGTGGTCCTGCGGGGCGACACGGACTTCGCCCTGACGGAGAACTTCGATCGCTGGAGCGAGCAGAACGTTGAGTTTGTGTTCGGGATCGACGCCATGCCCAATCTGGTCGGAATCGCGAAAACCCTCGCAGAAACCGAGTGGAAAACGCTTCACCGCCGCAAACACAAACCGCACTCAAGTCGCGCCACACGGCCGCGTTGTAAAGAACAAATCGTCGAGCAGAACGGCTACCTCAACAAGAAGCTCGTCTCCGAGCAGATCGCCGAGTTCGACTATCAGCCGGGCAAGTGCGGCCGCTCTTACCGCATCATCGCGCTCAAAAAGGAAGTGCGTCAGAAGCGCGGGCAGTTGCGATTATTCGATCACGAGGCGCCGGTGTACTTCTTCTATATCACCAACGCGATGAAGGTCGACAAGTCGGCCCGACAGGTGGTGCGGGATGCGAACGCTCGCTGCAACCAGGAGAACAACATCGCGCAACTTAAGCAGTGTGCGTTGTCGGCGCCGCTGGACAACCTGCTGAGCAACTGGGCGTACATGGTGATCGCCTCGCTGGCCTGGAGTTTGAAAGCCTGGGCAACGCTGAGTATCCAGCCTGCCGGCAACGGCGACTCGAGGGCGGAACAAACGCGCCAGAAGGCCGCACTGCTGGCGATGGACTTCACGACGTTTCGCGATCGCGTGTTAATGGTGCCCGCGCAGATCATTCGCGGCGGACGGCAGATCGTCTATCGGTTGCTGAGCTATCGTCCGACGCTGGACTACCTGCTGTTGATCGTGCAGAACGTCCATCGCCCGCTCCGCTGTTGA
- a CDS encoding DUF1559 domain-containing protein, with product MLHKFSSRRLGFTLVEVLVVIAIIGALVALLLPAVQMAREAARRANCQSRLKQIGLALQGYADANKSFCSGLTVKKSTSRCGTGWAVHCLPHIEQSALYNLMRPQIYSDEGLFSWNAANKAHVRLKAFICPSDNKAKGNIQYFSGGSHQMHRASYIGNYGLASVDPYKHTVFYSTHEGSGVLFSNSAIGFKHITDGAANTFLVGERHNKSVSNPAPKVGHDLYDLPNSGGDTAWAGAGNGDYTFAATAAYSSPEVAPQNLGIVFYGPNRDGRVGFSSQHPGGAQFTMCDGSVHFVSEQIEDTVYTFLGIRRDGYPTQVP from the coding sequence ATGCTACACAAATTCTCATCTCGTAGGCTCGGTTTCACACTTGTGGAAGTCCTTGTCGTGATCGCGATCATTGGTGCATTGGTCGCATTGCTGTTGCCGGCTGTGCAAATGGCTCGTGAAGCAGCCCGCCGCGCAAACTGCCAAAGTCGCTTAAAGCAAATTGGTTTAGCACTCCAGGGCTACGCCGATGCAAATAAGTCTTTTTGCAGTGGGCTAACAGTAAAGAAAAGTACATCGCGTTGCGGCACCGGTTGGGCTGTGCACTGTTTGCCCCACATCGAGCAATCCGCTCTTTACAACCTCATGCGTCCCCAAATCTATTCGGACGAAGGTCTCTTTAGTTGGAACGCGGCTAACAAAGCCCATGTTCGACTCAAGGCATTTATCTGCCCTTCGGATAACAAAGCCAAAGGCAATATCCAGTATTTCTCGGGCGGCTCACACCAGATGCACCGAGCGAGCTACATTGGCAACTACGGTCTGGCCTCTGTAGACCCTTATAAACACACTGTTTTTTACTCCACACACGAAGGCAGTGGAGTTCTATTTTCCAACAGCGCCATTGGATTTAAGCACATCACCGATGGTGCAGCGAACACCTTCCTGGTTGGCGAGCGGCACAACAAGTCAGTCAGCAATCCCGCTCCCAAAGTTGGCCACGATTTGTACGATCTTCCGAATTCGGGCGGTGACACCGCTTGGGCAGGCGCCGGCAATGGCGATTACACTTTTGCTGCTACTGCTGCTTATTCGTCGCCAGAGGTAGCCCCGCAAAATCTTGGCATCGTCTTCTACGGGCCGAATCGGGACGGTCGCGTCGGTTTCAGCAGTCAGCATCCTGGCGGGGCTCAGTTCACCATGTGTGACGGAAGCGTTCACTTTGTTTCAGAGCAAATTGAGGATACAGTTTATACCTTTTTAGGTATACGTCGTGACGGCTACCCTACGCAAGTGCCGTAG